One window from the genome of Salvia miltiorrhiza cultivar Shanhuang (shh) chromosome 7, IMPLAD_Smil_shh, whole genome shotgun sequence encodes:
- the LOC130995475 gene encoding octanoyltransferase LIP2, mitochondrial-like isoform X1, protein MKPTPFTPSVPIKEMRGPRSIEIWKMGAVNYLEALKLQEKLSSDRKTHKIKDTLLSLQHPPTFTLGKRRTVHNVLVSEAELKAMGAELHYTERGGDVTFHGPHQAVLYPIISLRDIRIGARKYVENLESTMIELASLYGVKARAGHTGETGVWVGHRKIGAIGVRISSGITSHGLAFNIDPDLNYFKHIVPCGIADKEVTSLQKEVGKVLPSEQVIHEQLISSFVKVFGYTDVTWRDKTSESSDDKE, encoded by the exons ATGAAACCCACACcctttactccctccgtcccaataaaa GAAATGAGAGGTCCTAGAAGCATTGAGATATGGAAGATGGGAGCTGTGAATTATTTGGAGGCACTTAAGCTGCAAGAGAAATTGTCATCTGATAGAAAAACACACAAGATCAAAGACACCCTGCTGTCTCTACAGCATCCACCCACGTTTACTCTTGGCAAAAGGCGCACTGTTCATAACGTATTGGTTTCTGAGGCTGAACTCAAAGCAATGGGGGCAGAGCTTCACTATACAGAAAGAGGAGGCGACGTTACATTTCATGGTCCTCATCAGGCTGTTTTGTACCCCATCATCTCTTTGAGAGATATCCGAATAGGGGCCAGAAAATACGTGGAGAATCTTGAATCGACAATGATTGAGTTGGCATCTCTATACGGTGTCAAAGCTCGTGCTGGACACACAGGTGAAACGGGGGTTTGGGTTGGTCACAGAAAGATTGGCGCGATTGGGGTTCGCATATCTTCTGGAATTACATCCCATGGTTTGGCATTCAACATCGATCCCGACTTGAACTACTTCAAACATATCGTGCCATGCGGAATAGCAGATAAAGAAGTCACATCTTTGCAAAAAGAGGTGGGGAAGGTGCTTCCTTCTGAACAAGTGATTCATGAGCAATTGATTTCATCTTTTGTTAAAGTATTTGGCTACACTGATGTTACTTGGAGGGATAAAACATCAGAATCCTCAGATGATAAAGAATGA
- the LOC130995475 gene encoding octanoyltransferase LIP2, mitochondrial-like isoform X2, protein MYFFFFTDVLVDSLMIIFQVYIPFDILMSVNTWMNMIYLIIQEMRGPRSIEIWKMGAVNYLEALKLQEKLSSDRKTHKIKDTLLSLQHPPTFTLGKRRTVHNVLVSEAELKAMGAELHYTERGGDVTFHGPHQAVLYPIISLRDIRIGARKYVENLESTMIELASLYGVKARAGHTGETGVWVGHRKIGAIGVRISSGITSHGLAFNIDPDLNYFKHIVPCGIADKEVTSLQKEVGKVLPSEQVIHEQLISSFVKVFGYTDVTWRDKTSESSDDKE, encoded by the coding sequence atgtattttttctttttcactgaTGTATTGGTAGACAGTTTGATGATAATATTTCAAGTATATATTCCGTTTGACATTTTAATGAGTGTTAACACTTGGATGAATATGATATATTTGATTATTCAGGAAATGAGAGGTCCTAGAAGCATTGAGATATGGAAGATGGGAGCTGTGAATTATTTGGAGGCACTTAAGCTGCAAGAGAAATTGTCATCTGATAGAAAAACACACAAGATCAAAGACACCCTGCTGTCTCTACAGCATCCACCCACGTTTACTCTTGGCAAAAGGCGCACTGTTCATAACGTATTGGTTTCTGAGGCTGAACTCAAAGCAATGGGGGCAGAGCTTCACTATACAGAAAGAGGAGGCGACGTTACATTTCATGGTCCTCATCAGGCTGTTTTGTACCCCATCATCTCTTTGAGAGATATCCGAATAGGGGCCAGAAAATACGTGGAGAATCTTGAATCGACAATGATTGAGTTGGCATCTCTATACGGTGTCAAAGCTCGTGCTGGACACACAGGTGAAACGGGGGTTTGGGTTGGTCACAGAAAGATTGGCGCGATTGGGGTTCGCATATCTTCTGGAATTACATCCCATGGTTTGGCATTCAACATCGATCCCGACTTGAACTACTTCAAACATATCGTGCCATGCGGAATAGCAGATAAAGAAGTCACATCTTTGCAAAAAGAGGTGGGGAAGGTGCTTCCTTCTGAACAAGTGATTCATGAGCAATTGATTTCATCTTTTGTTAAAGTATTTGGCTACACTGATGTTACTTGGAGGGATAAAACATCAGAATCCTCAGATGATAAAGAATGA
- the LOC130995475 gene encoding octanoyltransferase LIP2, mitochondrial-like isoform X3, protein MIIFQVYIPFDILMSVNTWMNMIYLIIQEMRGPRSIEIWKMGAVNYLEALKLQEKLSSDRKTHKIKDTLLSLQHPPTFTLGKRRTVHNVLVSEAELKAMGAELHYTERGGDVTFHGPHQAVLYPIISLRDIRIGARKYVENLESTMIELASLYGVKARAGHTGETGVWVGHRKIGAIGVRISSGITSHGLAFNIDPDLNYFKHIVPCGIADKEVTSLQKEVGKVLPSEQVIHEQLISSFVKVFGYTDVTWRDKTSESSDDKE, encoded by the coding sequence ATGATAATATTTCAAGTATATATTCCGTTTGACATTTTAATGAGTGTTAACACTTGGATGAATATGATATATTTGATTATTCAGGAAATGAGAGGTCCTAGAAGCATTGAGATATGGAAGATGGGAGCTGTGAATTATTTGGAGGCACTTAAGCTGCAAGAGAAATTGTCATCTGATAGAAAAACACACAAGATCAAAGACACCCTGCTGTCTCTACAGCATCCACCCACGTTTACTCTTGGCAAAAGGCGCACTGTTCATAACGTATTGGTTTCTGAGGCTGAACTCAAAGCAATGGGGGCAGAGCTTCACTATACAGAAAGAGGAGGCGACGTTACATTTCATGGTCCTCATCAGGCTGTTTTGTACCCCATCATCTCTTTGAGAGATATCCGAATAGGGGCCAGAAAATACGTGGAGAATCTTGAATCGACAATGATTGAGTTGGCATCTCTATACGGTGTCAAAGCTCGTGCTGGACACACAGGTGAAACGGGGGTTTGGGTTGGTCACAGAAAGATTGGCGCGATTGGGGTTCGCATATCTTCTGGAATTACATCCCATGGTTTGGCATTCAACATCGATCCCGACTTGAACTACTTCAAACATATCGTGCCATGCGGAATAGCAGATAAAGAAGTCACATCTTTGCAAAAAGAGGTGGGGAAGGTGCTTCCTTCTGAACAAGTGATTCATGAGCAATTGATTTCATCTTTTGTTAAAGTATTTGGCTACACTGATGTTACTTGGAGGGATAAAACATCAGAATCCTCAGATGATAAAGAATGA
- the LOC130995475 gene encoding octanoyltransferase LIP2, mitochondrial-like isoform X4 gives MRGPRSIEIWKMGAVNYLEALKLQEKLSSDRKTHKIKDTLLSLQHPPTFTLGKRRTVHNVLVSEAELKAMGAELHYTERGGDVTFHGPHQAVLYPIISLRDIRIGARKYVENLESTMIELASLYGVKARAGHTGETGVWVGHRKIGAIGVRISSGITSHGLAFNIDPDLNYFKHIVPCGIADKEVTSLQKEVGKVLPSEQVIHEQLISSFVKVFGYTDVTWRDKTSESSDDKE, from the coding sequence ATGAGAGGTCCTAGAAGCATTGAGATATGGAAGATGGGAGCTGTGAATTATTTGGAGGCACTTAAGCTGCAAGAGAAATTGTCATCTGATAGAAAAACACACAAGATCAAAGACACCCTGCTGTCTCTACAGCATCCACCCACGTTTACTCTTGGCAAAAGGCGCACTGTTCATAACGTATTGGTTTCTGAGGCTGAACTCAAAGCAATGGGGGCAGAGCTTCACTATACAGAAAGAGGAGGCGACGTTACATTTCATGGTCCTCATCAGGCTGTTTTGTACCCCATCATCTCTTTGAGAGATATCCGAATAGGGGCCAGAAAATACGTGGAGAATCTTGAATCGACAATGATTGAGTTGGCATCTCTATACGGTGTCAAAGCTCGTGCTGGACACACAGGTGAAACGGGGGTTTGGGTTGGTCACAGAAAGATTGGCGCGATTGGGGTTCGCATATCTTCTGGAATTACATCCCATGGTTTGGCATTCAACATCGATCCCGACTTGAACTACTTCAAACATATCGTGCCATGCGGAATAGCAGATAAAGAAGTCACATCTTTGCAAAAAGAGGTGGGGAAGGTGCTTCCTTCTGAACAAGTGATTCATGAGCAATTGATTTCATCTTTTGTTAAAGTATTTGGCTACACTGATGTTACTTGGAGGGATAAAACATCAGAATCCTCAGATGATAAAGAATGA